A portion of the Pseudarthrobacter sp. L1SW genome contains these proteins:
- the moaC gene encoding cyclic pyranopterin monophosphate synthase MoaC: protein MDAVNAEQTPAALTHLRQDGSAQMVDVSAKAETTREATATATVHTTAEVMALLGSGGLPKGDALAVARVAGIMAAKKTPELIPLCHPLPLSKVTVDFELGTGTVAILATVKTRGVTGVEMEALTAVSVAALSVYDMIKAVDKHAVLTDIKVVAKSGGKSGDWTL from the coding sequence ATGGATGCTGTGAATGCAGAACAAACCCCGGCCGCGCTGACGCACCTGCGCCAGGACGGCAGCGCCCAGATGGTGGATGTCTCCGCCAAAGCCGAAACCACCCGCGAGGCCACCGCCACCGCCACCGTCCACACCACGGCTGAGGTCATGGCCCTGCTCGGCTCAGGCGGACTGCCCAAGGGGGACGCCCTGGCCGTGGCACGGGTCGCCGGGATCATGGCAGCCAAGAAAACCCCCGAACTGATACCCCTTTGCCATCCGCTTCCGCTGTCCAAGGTAACCGTGGATTTTGAACTTGGCACCGGGACAGTGGCGATCCTCGCCACCGTCAAGACCCGCGGCGTCACCGGCGTGGAGATGGAAGCCCTCACGGCAGTGTCCGTTGCGGCGCTCAGCGTCTACGACATGATCAAGGCCGTGGACAAGCATGCCGTCCTCACCGACATCAAAGTGGTTGCCAAGAGCGGCGGCAAGAGCGGGGACTGGACACTGTGA
- a CDS encoding MogA/MoaB family molybdenum cofactor biosynthesis protein has protein sequence MSTPSTLNAPEPHRHGDVQGRKAGVVIASTRAAAGIYDDETGPVITDWLTEHGFDVFPAMVVPDGEPVGAAVRALLTQHPAVVITSGGTGLSPDDRTPDVTLPLLDREIPGIMEAVRRAGAAKTPLAALSRGYAGAAGSTFIINLPGSPKGVMDGLSVLDPLIGHLCDQLEGGHGH, from the coding sequence GTGAGCACGCCCAGCACCCTCAACGCCCCCGAACCCCACCGCCACGGCGACGTCCAAGGCCGGAAGGCCGGCGTCGTGATCGCCTCCACCCGTGCCGCCGCCGGTATCTACGACGACGAAACCGGCCCCGTGATCACCGACTGGCTGACCGAACACGGCTTCGACGTCTTTCCCGCCATGGTGGTTCCGGACGGTGAGCCCGTAGGAGCAGCCGTCCGTGCGCTCCTCACCCAGCACCCCGCCGTCGTCATCACCAGCGGCGGCACGGGCCTCAGCCCGGACGACCGCACCCCGGACGTTACGCTGCCCCTGCTGGACCGCGAGATCCCGGGCATCATGGAAGCGGTCCGCCGCGCCGGCGCCGCGAAGACCCCGCTGGCGGCGCTGAGCCGTGGTTATGCCGGCGCTGCCGGCAGTACCTTCATCATCAACCTGCCCGGATCACCCAAGGGGGTCATGGACGGGCTGTCCGTCCTGGACCCGCTGATCGGGCACCTTTGCGACCAGCTGGAAGGCGGACATGGGCACTGA
- a CDS encoding molybdenum cofactor biosynthesis protein MoaE, which yields MGTEAVFEVVNAVLSAEPISVDRAIAAVESDTAGAVVSFSGVVRNHDGGKPVERLNYSAHPTAHQVMADVVARLAEEQAAGTGGKEGGSSQPVRIWAAHRIGMLEIGDPALVCAVSAAHRGQAFAVCSELVDRIKEQVPIWKEQFFTDGTVEWVGAGS from the coding sequence ATGGGCACTGAGGCAGTTTTCGAAGTAGTCAACGCCGTCCTGAGCGCGGAGCCGATCTCCGTTGACCGGGCTATCGCGGCGGTGGAGAGCGACACTGCGGGGGCGGTGGTCAGCTTCAGCGGCGTGGTCCGCAATCACGACGGCGGAAAGCCGGTTGAGCGCCTTAACTACAGCGCGCACCCCACGGCGCACCAGGTGATGGCCGACGTCGTCGCGCGCCTTGCCGAGGAGCAGGCGGCCGGAACCGGCGGGAAAGAGGGCGGGTCCTCGCAGCCGGTCCGCATCTGGGCGGCACACCGGATCGGCATGCTGGAAATCGGCGACCCCGCGCTGGTGTGCGCCGTGTCCGCAGCACACCGCGGCCAGGCCTTCGCCGTCTGCTCCGAGCTGGTGGACCGGATCAAGGAGCAGGTGCCCATCTGGAAGGAACAATTCTTCACGGACGGCACAGTGGAATGGGTGGGAGCAGGCAGCTGA
- the dapB gene encoding 4-hydroxy-tetrahydrodipicolinate reductase, whose protein sequence is MTEQLPAPMPVAVLGANGRMGAEAVKAIEAAPDMKLVAALGRGDSLDQVTAAGARYVVDLTVPESTEANVRFAVEHGIHAVVGTTGWDADRLSALESLLAAHADTGVLIAPNFALGSVLASAFAAKAAKYFESVEIIELHHPDKVDAPSGTAVRTAQLIAAERAAAQVPPSPDATTSELAGARGCDVDGVRVHSVRLRGLVAHQEVLLGSWGEQLTLRHDSFDRASFMPGVLLGVRNVAAHPGLTVGLDGYLDLGL, encoded by the coding sequence ATGACCGAACAACTCCCTGCTCCCATGCCCGTTGCCGTGCTGGGCGCGAACGGGCGCATGGGCGCCGAAGCCGTAAAAGCCATCGAAGCCGCACCGGACATGAAGCTGGTGGCGGCCCTGGGTCGCGGCGATTCGCTGGACCAGGTCACGGCTGCCGGTGCGCGGTATGTGGTGGACCTGACGGTCCCGGAAAGCACCGAAGCGAACGTCCGCTTCGCCGTGGAACACGGCATCCACGCTGTTGTGGGAACCACGGGCTGGGATGCGGACCGGTTGTCCGCGCTGGAAAGCCTCCTGGCAGCACACGCTGACACGGGGGTCCTGATCGCGCCCAACTTTGCCCTCGGATCCGTGCTGGCGTCCGCCTTCGCGGCCAAGGCCGCCAAGTACTTTGAATCGGTGGAGATCATCGAGCTGCACCACCCTGACAAGGTGGATGCGCCTTCAGGCACGGCGGTCCGGACCGCCCAGCTGATCGCCGCCGAACGCGCTGCGGCGCAGGTGCCGCCCAGCCCGGACGCCACTACCAGCGAACTGGCTGGGGCGCGCGGTTGTGACGTCGACGGCGTGCGGGTCCACAGCGTGCGCCTCCGCGGGCTCGTGGCGCACCAGGAAGTCCTTCTCGGCAGTTGGGGTGAGCAGCTGACCCTGCGCCATGACTCCTTTGACCGCGCCTCCTTTATGCCCGGCGTGCTACTTGGCGTCCGCAACGTGGCGGCACACCCCGGACTGACCGTGGGCCTGGACGGCTACCTGGACCTGGGGCTCTAG
- a CDS encoding heparan-alpha-glucosaminide N-acetyltransferase domain-containing protein has product MTSRNPARTSRKTAGRLVAARLYGIDAARGLALLGMMATHLLPTFESNADLTPTWIGLTFSGRAAALFAVLAGVGLALSTGKHRPLQGPDLSAARRGIALRALVIAAVGLSLGGLEVNLAIILVHYAVLFLCVLPFLGMGLKRLCAWAGGWILGSPVLAYLLRPWLLAAEPPLQLGHNPSWEDLATPSSLLADLFFTGYYPVFQWLSYLLVGLIVGRLVLARAMVPVVLLVGGTIVAVLAKTLGVTAMESWGGRAALEEVLDSPGYPLESILQVNLTGIPQEGSWWWLASAAPHSATTLDLLHTSAVAVAVIGACLLLGRLAEWVDLDLLLPLRGAGAMTLTLYTAHVWVVSGFYLKPLPAGWTEDGMYFAHAATAIVVGMVFVLLKWRGPLEWAGHAANLAGRGELTSVR; this is encoded by the coding sequence ATGACGTCCCGTAACCCGGCAAGAACGTCCCGTAAGACTGCCGGGCGGCTGGTGGCGGCGCGCCTCTACGGCATCGACGCTGCCCGCGGCCTGGCACTGCTGGGGATGATGGCCACCCACCTGCTCCCCACCTTCGAGTCGAACGCGGACCTGACGCCCACCTGGATTGGCCTCACCTTCTCGGGCAGGGCGGCGGCGCTCTTTGCGGTACTTGCCGGGGTGGGCCTGGCCTTGTCCACGGGAAAGCACAGGCCGCTGCAGGGCCCCGACCTGTCCGCCGCCCGCCGGGGCATTGCCCTGCGTGCGCTGGTGATTGCCGCCGTCGGACTTTCCCTTGGCGGGCTGGAAGTCAACCTGGCCATCATCCTGGTCCACTACGCGGTGCTGTTCCTGTGCGTCCTGCCCTTCCTGGGGATGGGGCTGAAGCGGTTGTGCGCCTGGGCCGGCGGCTGGATCCTGGGGTCCCCGGTGCTGGCGTACCTGCTGCGCCCGTGGCTACTGGCCGCCGAACCACCGCTGCAACTGGGCCACAACCCGTCCTGGGAGGACCTGGCAACACCGTCGAGCCTGCTGGCGGACCTGTTCTTCACCGGCTACTACCCCGTGTTCCAGTGGCTTTCATACCTGCTCGTGGGACTCATCGTGGGCAGGCTGGTGCTGGCCAGGGCGATGGTGCCGGTGGTCCTCCTGGTTGGCGGCACCATCGTGGCAGTCCTGGCAAAGACTTTGGGCGTTACGGCGATGGAGAGCTGGGGCGGCCGGGCTGCGCTGGAGGAAGTGCTGGACTCTCCGGGTTATCCGCTGGAGAGCATCCTGCAGGTCAACCTGACGGGCATCCCGCAGGAGGGCTCCTGGTGGTGGCTGGCATCCGCGGCACCGCACTCCGCCACCACGTTGGACCTGCTGCACACCTCGGCGGTGGCGGTGGCGGTGATCGGCGCGTGCCTGCTGCTGGGCCGGCTGGCCGAGTGGGTGGACCTGGACCTGCTGCTGCCGCTGCGCGGTGCGGGAGCGATGACCCTGACCCTCTACACGGCCCACGTCTGGGTGGTTTCCGGCTTCTACCTCAAACCGCTGCCCGCCGGCTGGACGGAGGACGGGATGTATTTTGCCCACGCCGCCACCGCCATCGTCGTGGGAATGGTGTTCGTGCTGCTCAAGTGGCGCGGGCCGCTGGAGTGGGCCGGGCACGCCGCGAACCTGGCGGGCCGGGGCGAACTCACGTCCGTCCGCTAG
- the dapA gene encoding 4-hydroxy-tetrahydrodipicolinate synthase, with protein MADNSAHLPALGTLLTAMVTPFTKDGAVDYEQAAELAAKLVDDGCDGLVVTGTTGETSTLTDEENLGMFRAVKDAVGGRAAIIAGTGTNDTAHSVHLSQQAAALGVDGLLLVTPYYNKPSQAGVRAHFETVASAVDVPVMLYDIPGRSSIAIEPDTMIRLAQHPNIVAVKDAKADFVAATRVMAETDLLFYSGDDGLTLPWMALGAVGLVGVTTHVATRRFRELIDAVNANDLSTARKINFDLQPVVRATMTRVQGAVAAKQILKWQGVLPNSIVRLPLVEPDEAEIETIRGDLAEAGLVFS; from the coding sequence ATGGCTGACAATTCCGCGCATCTCCCTGCCCTTGGTACTCTTCTGACCGCCATGGTCACGCCGTTCACCAAGGACGGCGCAGTGGACTATGAGCAGGCCGCTGAACTGGCGGCCAAGCTGGTGGACGACGGCTGCGACGGGCTGGTGGTCACCGGAACCACTGGCGAAACGTCCACGCTGACGGACGAGGAGAACCTCGGCATGTTCCGCGCCGTCAAGGACGCCGTGGGCGGCCGGGCCGCGATCATCGCCGGCACGGGCACCAACGACACCGCCCACTCAGTCCACCTTTCCCAGCAGGCAGCAGCCCTCGGCGTCGACGGCCTCCTCCTGGTGACGCCGTACTACAACAAGCCCAGCCAGGCCGGCGTCCGCGCACACTTCGAAACCGTCGCCTCTGCCGTCGACGTGCCCGTTATGTTGTACGACATCCCGGGACGTTCCTCCATCGCCATTGAGCCCGACACGATGATCCGGCTGGCGCAGCACCCGAACATCGTGGCAGTCAAGGATGCCAAGGCCGACTTCGTCGCCGCCACGCGCGTCATGGCGGAGACAGACCTCCTGTTCTACTCGGGCGATGACGGACTGACCCTTCCGTGGATGGCCCTTGGCGCCGTCGGCCTGGTGGGCGTCACCACCCACGTGGCCACGCGCCGTTTCCGCGAACTTATCGACGCCGTCAACGCGAACGACCTCAGCACTGCCCGGAAGATCAACTTTGATCTCCAGCCGGTAGTCCGGGCCACCATGACCCGGGTCCAGGGGGCCGTTGCGGCCAAGCAGATTCTTAAATGGCAGGGAGTCCTGCCCAACTCGATTGTCCGTTTGCCCCTCGTGGAGCCGGACGAAGCCGAGATCGAAACCATCCGCGGGGATTTGGCGGAAGCGGGGCTGGTCTTTTCCTGA